The stretch of DNA TGTTCAAGAATATATCTCGTTTCGAAATTATCAAGAGCGTCTAATATAACGTCCACATCTTTTGGTATATTACTTTCTTCCGAAATTTTTTCTACCTTTGTTTCTATTATCGTTGGCAAGTTAAAAGATTCAAGAGTTTTTTTAGCTTGATCGACTTTGTACTCACCAATGCTTTCCTTACCATATAATACTTGACGGTTTAAATTAGAAAGCTCAACCTTATCATAATCCACCAAATATATTTTTTTTACACCGACCCTTTGTAACTCCAAAGCCTGGTGAGTTCCAAGCCCTCCAACTCCTCCAATATAAACAACGGCTTGTTTTAACCTTAGAGCCTCTTCTTCTGTGAACAACATTTTTTGTCTTTCCAAGTAATCCATTTCATCCTCCTCCAGAAGGTGGAAAGATCGTTATTTCGTCTTTATTTTCTACCAACGTATCCAGACCTTGTAAATGGAGAATATTTCTTCCGTTTAATAATATAATGGTACCGCTTTTAAGTTCCCCGCCTTTTAGTAGTTTTCTATTAAAATAATTATCAAACTCACGATCCAATAATTTTATTATTTCTTTAACGGATTTTGAGCCTGATAATTGATAATCAACTTCATCCTTGTTCAAATCAAACTTTATAAGGGAAAAGAATTTTATTTTCAAATCTTTTCACTCCTTTCCATATTCATTTCCATTTTTTCAATATCTTCCTTATAATTTATATTGAAAAACAATCTTTCCGGTACTCCAATTTCTTTTATTACGTTTTCTTTTATTATTCTAACCTGTACTTTAGGGAAAAAACTTTTCAACTTCAATTGATTTTTTTCTAGTGAAGCACTGATAAAAGGCAAACATTTTTTGCTATAAACAGCAGCAAGTGGTTCAAGGTAAGAATTGTACTCGGGCACAAGAACATCATAATCTTTCTTTTGTAACTTTACAAATTCAAAAAACTCATTTGTTAAAAAGGGCATATCACAAGCCGTTAAAAAGTTGTACTCGCTATCAGAACAGGTTAAACCAGTAAGCAAACCACCTAACGGACCTTTATTTGGTATTATATCCTCACAAAAAAATACATCTTGCAAAAACGCATACTCTTTTACGTTCCCTATTATGTAAACTTTTTCAAATGCATTTTTTAGGCTTTGGACGATCTGTTCTATCAAAGGTCTTCCGTTAACAGATTCCAATGCTTTGTTAGTTCCAAATCTACTGCTCTTGCCTCCTGATAGAAGCATAGCGTTCATCAATCAAAACCTCTCTTTGTGAAACTCTTTTTTCAACTTTTTCTAATTTAACTGGGGTTATTTTTAATTCAGGTATCTTTGCTTTTGAATCATAAACACGATTGGTAAGTTTATTGGCTGGACTTTCCGCATAGTGAAAAGGCATGAAAAGTTGACCTGGTTTAACTCTTTCTCCAACTTTTGCATAGGTTTCAATTGTTCCCTGACGAGAAGTTATCCTAACTTTATCTTTGCCTTTGATCCCTAATTTTCTTGCATCTTCTATATTTATTTCAACGTATGAGTCTGGTTCATGCTTGTCAATAGGATAGGATCGCCTGGTCATAGTACCTGTATGGAAATGGTATAACATCCTTCCTGTCATTAATATAAAATTGTACTTTTCATCAGCTTCTTTTTCTGGCGGAGTAAACTCAACTGGAAAAAATTTGCCTTTCCCGCGAGAAAAACCATCCTTATGCAAATATTTTGTACCTGGATGATTACTATCAGGACAAGGCCATTGCAAACCTTCTTTTTCCAATCGCTCATAACTTATTCCGCCATATAATTTTGATACTCGTGCAATCTCATCCATGATTTCAGAAGGTGAGTTATATTTCATTTCATAGCCCATTTTATTAGCTAAAGAAGCTAATATCTCCCAATCTGCTTTAGCCCTTCCAGGAGAATTGATAGCTTTTCTCACCCTTTGTATGCGTCGTTCGGTATTTGTAAACGTACCTTCTTTTTCGGCAAATGATGCGGCCGGCAATACCACATCTGCAAACTGAGCGGTTTCAGTTAAGAAAATATCTTGAACTATTAAAAAATCCAAACTTTTTAGAGCTTTTTTAACATGATCTTGATCGGGATCAGATAAAAAAGGATTCTCACCCATTATATAGAGAGCCTTTACCTTTTTACCAGCTTCTTCAAACATTTCTGTTAAAGTCAATCCTTCTCTATCAGTTAACTCTACACCCCAATAATTCTCAAACTTTTCTTTAATTTTAGGATCATTGACTTTTTGATAACCAGGATAAACATCAGGCAAAGCCCCTACATCACAAGCACCTTGAACGTTGTTTTGTCCCCTTAATGGATTGACTCCCGTACTTTCAAAACCAACGTTCCCAGTTAAGAGTGCAAGATTCGTAAGCGAAAGCACGTTATTAGTTCCGTATTTATGTTGAGTTATTCCCATAGCAAAATATATGGCTGCTTTTTTGGCTGATCCGTACATTTTAGCAGCTTCGATTATCTTATCCGCTGGCACTCCTGTAATATGGGATACTTTAGAGGGTGTATAACTTTCTATTATCTTTATAAAGCTTTCAAATCCTTCCGTTCTTTCTTCAATAAACTTTTTATCAAGTAACCCTTCGTTGATAATTACATTCATCATTCCATTTATTAAAGCCACATCTGTCCCTGGCTTCTGTTGCAATGAAATGTCAGCAATCTCAGAAAGTTCTATCTTTCGAGGATCTGCTACTATTAAATGTGTACCGTTTTTTTTTGCCCTTTTAATCTTGCTCCCAATTACCGGGTGATTCTCTGTTGGATTTGAACCTATCACAAATATTACATCACTTCCCTCTATTTCTGATATAGAGTTGGTCATGGCTCCTGAACCAAATGCCATTCCTAATCCAACAACAGTAGATGCATGACAAAGTCTGGCACAGTGATCTACAGAATTCGTCCCAATTACAGCTCTCATAAATTTTTGCATAATATAGTTCTCTTCGATTGTACATTTTGCTGAACTTAATCCACCTATTGAATCACTTCCATACTTTTCTTTTATATTCAAAAGTTTTTCTGCAACATAATCCAAGGCTTCTTCCCAACCAACTTTTTCGAAATGGCCGTTTCTCTTTATCAAAGGATCAGTCAATCTATCAGGGTGATTGACAAAATCATAACCAAAGCGGCCTTTCACACAGCTTTCTCCATTAGGATTTGGAGAGTTTTCATTGTAAACTGAACCAACTTGAATTATCTTATTATCTTTAGTTCTAAGTTCTAATTGACAACCAACCCCACAGTAAGGACAAATCGTTATAGTTTTCTTCAATTCGTAATAACGTCCTTTTCCTTTCGAAGAAATATAAGTGAGAGCCCCTGTCGGGCACATTTCAACACATTGCCCACAAAAGACACACGAAGAGTCCTTGCCTCCCAGATCTTCACCAAAGGAAGGGCTAACTTTAGTTTCAAAACCTCTATTGACAAAGTCCAATACGTTACACATTTGAATCTCCTTACAGGTCCGTACACATTTACCACAAAGTACACATTTATCTGGATCCAGTTGTATAAATTCATTCTCGGCTTTTATCTCAAAACGTGGGAATTTCTTTGTTCCGAAGGTTGATGCTTTAATTCCATATTCGTAAGCGAGATCTTGAAGAACACAGTTCCCATTAGCTTCACATATCATACAATCTAATGGATGATCAGAAACAAGCAGATCTACAACAGTCTTTCTAGTTTCGTTAACCCTTTTGCTATCCGTTAAAATCCTCATCTCATCAGCTACTGGAGTAACACAAGAAGCTACTAATTTATGATTATTTTCCAATTCTACCAAACACATTCTACAAGAACCTAAGTCGGATAAATGTGGGCTATGACATATGGTGGGGATATAGATATCGTTTTGTTTTGCAACCTGGAGTATAGTTTGACCTGCCTCAGCTTCGTAATTTTTATGATTTATCGTAACTA from Petrotoga olearia DSM 13574 encodes:
- a CDS encoding HesA/MoeB/ThiF family protein; protein product: MDYLERQKMLFTEEEALRLKQAVVYIGGVGGLGTHQALELQRVGVKKIYLVDYDKVELSNLNRQVLYGKESIGEYKVDQAKKTLESFNLPTIIETKVEKISEESNIPKDVDVILDALDNFETRYILEQLAWESNVPYIHAGVNQWYGQLTTIIPGKTLSLKDIFGEKDTRNEKVSTISPVVSIMASLQVIETIKVIIGKKDTLDNKLLLVDLKDYSVEIINLR
- a CDS encoding MoaD family protein, with amino-acid sequence MKIKFFSLIKFDLNKDEVDYQLSGSKSVKEIIKLLDREFDNYFNRKLLKGGELKSGTIILLNGRNILHLQGLDTLVENKDEITIFPPSGGG
- a CDS encoding molybdenum cofactor guanylyltransferase encodes the protein MNAMLLSGGKSSRFGTNKALESVNGRPLIEQIVQSLKNAFEKVYIIGNVKEYAFLQDVFFCEDIIPNKGPLGGLLTGLTCSDSEYNFLTACDMPFLTNEFFEFVKLQKKDYDVLVPEYNSYLEPLAAVYSKKCLPFISASLEKNQLKLKSFFPKVQVRIIKENVIKEIGVPERLFFNINYKEDIEKMEMNMERSEKI
- the fdhF gene encoding formate dehydrogenase subunit alpha is translated as MIVTINHKNYEAEAGQTILQVAKQNDIYIPTICHSPHLSDLGSCRMCLVELENNHKLVASCVTPVADEMRILTDSKRVNETRKTVVDLLVSDHPLDCMICEANGNCVLQDLAYEYGIKASTFGTKKFPRFEIKAENEFIQLDPDKCVLCGKCVRTCKEIQMCNVLDFVNRGFETKVSPSFGEDLGGKDSSCVFCGQCVEMCPTGALTYISSKGKGRYYELKKTITICPYCGVGCQLELRTKDNKIIQVGSVYNENSPNPNGESCVKGRFGYDFVNHPDRLTDPLIKRNGHFEKVGWEEALDYVAEKLLNIKEKYGSDSIGGLSSAKCTIEENYIMQKFMRAVIGTNSVDHCARLCHASTVVGLGMAFGSGAMTNSISEIEGSDVIFVIGSNPTENHPVIGSKIKRAKKNGTHLIVADPRKIELSEIADISLQQKPGTDVALINGMMNVIINEGLLDKKFIEERTEGFESFIKIIESYTPSKVSHITGVPADKIIEAAKMYGSAKKAAIYFAMGITQHKYGTNNVLSLTNLALLTGNVGFESTGVNPLRGQNNVQGACDVGALPDVYPGYQKVNDPKIKEKFENYWGVELTDREGLTLTEMFEEAGKKVKALYIMGENPFLSDPDQDHVKKALKSLDFLIVQDIFLTETAQFADVVLPAASFAEKEGTFTNTERRIQRVRKAINSPGRAKADWEILASLANKMGYEMKYNSPSEIMDEIARVSKLYGGISYERLEKEGLQWPCPDSNHPGTKYLHKDGFSRGKGKFFPVEFTPPEKEADEKYNFILMTGRMLYHFHTGTMTRRSYPIDKHEPDSYVEINIEDARKLGIKGKDKVRITSRQGTIETYAKVGERVKPGQLFMPFHYAESPANKLTNRVYDSKAKIPELKITPVKLEKVEKRVSQREVLIDERYASIRRQEQ